The following coding sequences lie in one Mycoplasma tauri genomic window:
- a CDS encoding aromatic motif membrane protein has protein sequence MKPIRKFILSTPIFFPFLTTVVLTSCQTNNKKINDVKTIEDTKRDKKYDEWNSFLKYEYIDALLNLVFDNNKEEKAEYIKNQMNISDDYLKTIKEYLMYANNVTSTNLSDDRGDKKVIPISEFRVELSKLFTKNWLWFFFNLNKFTFAFYNSFNQFSAPLETLSLDVQKNSLELGPFNKPQTNEVLQYVIQSNENSEDYKKEYTVYLLTKEGIILQITISKELDSNNKIITSNPKVSIYSYSFIYPSIFNNQDELKNFSLLKYVQVHQIYEKIPGKSAIKILFDDDFGGEPLRFTIVDVDANTNK, from the coding sequence ATGAAACCAATTAGAAAGTTTATTTTATCTACTCCAATATTTTTTCCATTTTTAACAACTGTTGTTCTAACTTCTTGTCAAACAAACAATAAAAAAATAAATGATGTAAAAACTATAGAAGATACAAAAAGAGATAAAAAATATGATGAATGAAATTCATTCTTAAAATATGAATATATAGATGCTCTTTTAAACTTAGTTTTTGACAATAACAAAGAAGAAAAAGCTGAATATATTAAAAATCAAATGAATATAAGTGATGATTATTTGAAAACAATCAAAGAATATTTAATGTATGCAAATAATGTTACTTCAACAAACCTTTCTGATGACAGGGGAGATAAAAAAGTTATTCCTATTTCTGAATTTAGAGTTGAATTATCGAAGTTATTTACAAAAAATTGACTATGATTCTTTTTTAATTTAAATAAATTTACATTTGCTTTCTATAATTCATTTAACCAGTTTAGTGCACCATTGGAAACTCTTAGTTTAGATGTTCAAAAAAATAGTTTGGAACTTGGACCTTTTAATAAACCACAAACAAATGAAGTTTTACAATATGTTATTCAATCAAATGAAAACAGTGAAGATTATAAAAAAGAATATACTGTTTATTTATTAACTAAAGAAGGCATTATTTTACAAATAACAATATCTAAAGAGCTAGACTCTAATAATAAAATTATTACATCCAATCCTAAAGTGTCTATATACAGTTATTCATTTATTTATCCATCTATATTTAATAATCAAGATGAATTAAAAAATTTTAGCTTATTAAAATATGTTCAAGTGCATCAAATATATGAAAAAATTCCTGGCAAAAGTGCTATAAAAATTCTTTTTGATGACGACTTTGGTGGTGAGCCTTTAAGATTTACTATTGTTGATGTAGATGCAAATACAAATAAATAA
- a CDS encoding ABC transporter permease, protein MKTTAFKYSSFAFNTVLKKKSSILMPMIVLFISILFKLITIFFIQNKYVDLAVYLYTFAIIVVTVLYASIKALNIFRDFEHEGMELISIAKPITRNKLVFGKLLTLTYFGIIWALVLFISSLIAIPSNYSISYMFIYSLLFFVSGFATYLLISLFTALIGYKLNQKIAMTLPLVLFIPFALGGSLLSANATSNVNNAAYFINQKYPYHLSGNEANVEPYFINNNKDELLIIPNGANNKTFSDEQKAYLENVMNVANKSSSEWQIYSWFSLPYQLVDIFNRDNKNVFRSISKNDFSNLDNYVYYNNLDDITYKYKLDKNTEHKKYNVSPIPELTENKYIVPGMLKSHSIMDNLIDTDIIYARENAENRDISFPEDDASFAAQNNLVGKLKWSYVYEVLKDENFNNIAAKFVDDFNKKITSEQDLTKINTKLFEEISLFVNNPESLINTYVNNNLTIFDENAIKHKKLQSEFERKIYFSVAILNYIYFNNNGSKLYEAMIKNPTNENQYGDYQININISGFNYRIGGFKKYDPEVITREENKKTKILTRYNLMPSDSNYLFQSTDELFVIRRDRQIVNKNAYFVIWTTVILILFVSVFALYRKKDYK, encoded by the coding sequence TTGAAAACAACAGCATTTAAATATTCTAGCTTTGCATTCAATACTGTTCTTAAGAAAAAAAGTTCGATTTTAATGCCAATGATTGTTTTATTTATCTCAATATTATTTAAATTAATAACTATTTTTTTTATTCAAAATAAATATGTTGATTTAGCTGTATATTTATATACTTTTGCAATTATTGTTGTAACAGTTTTATATGCATCTATTAAAGCTTTAAATATTTTTAGAGATTTTGAACATGAAGGAATGGAATTGATAAGTATAGCAAAGCCTATAACAAGGAATAAATTAGTTTTTGGAAAACTACTAACCTTGACTTATTTTGGCATCATTTGAGCTTTAGTTTTATTCATCTCCTCATTGATTGCAATACCTTCGAATTATAGCATCAGCTATATGTTTATTTATTCATTATTATTTTTTGTTTCTGGCTTTGCTACATATTTACTAATATCTCTATTCACAGCCTTAATTGGTTATAAATTAAATCAAAAAATAGCAATGACATTGCCACTTGTTCTATTCATCCCTTTTGCACTAGGAGGTTCATTATTGTCTGCTAATGCAACATCAAATGTTAACAATGCAGCATATTTTATCAATCAAAAATATCCATATCATTTATCTGGCAATGAAGCTAACGTTGAACCTTATTTCATTAACAATAACAAAGATGAATTGTTAATTATTCCTAATGGTGCAAATAATAAAACATTTAGCGATGAACAAAAGGCATATTTAGAAAATGTTATGAATGTAGCTAACAAATCATCTAGCGAATGACAAATATATTCATGATTTTCTCTTCCATATCAATTGGTTGATATATTTAATCGTGATAACAAAAATGTATTTAGGTCGATTTCAAAAAATGATTTTTCAAATCTTGACAACTATGTTTACTACAATAATTTAGATGACATTACATATAAGTACAAATTAGACAAAAATACAGAACATAAAAAATATAATGTCTCACCTATACCAGAGTTAACTGAAAACAAATATATAGTTCCTGGTATGCTTAAGTCTCATTCAATTATGGATAACTTAATTGACACTGATATTATCTATGCAAGGGAAAATGCTGAAAATAGAGACATATCATTCCCTGAAGATGATGCAAGTTTTGCAGCTCAAAATAATTTAGTTGGAAAATTAAAATGATCATATGTTTATGAAGTTTTAAAGGATGAGAATTTTAATAATATAGCTGCGAAATTTGTGGATGATTTTAATAAAAAAATCACTAGTGAACAAGATTTAACCAAAATTAATACAAAATTGTTTGAAGAAATATCTCTATTTGTAAATAATCCTGAAAGCTTAATTAATACATATGTAAATAATAATTTAACAATATTCGATGAAAATGCCATTAAACATAAAAAACTACAATCAGAATTTGAAAGAAAAATTTACTTTTCAGTTGCTATATTAAACTACATATACTTTAATAATAATGGTTCTAAATTATATGAGGCCATGATCAAAAATCCTACAAATGAAAATCAATATGGAGATTACCAAATTAATATAAATATTTCTGGATTTAACTATAGAATAGGCGGATTCAAAAAATATGATCCTGAAGTAATTACACGAGAGGAAAATAAAAAGACAAAAATTTTAACAAGATACAATTTAATGCCAAGTGACTCAAATTATTTATTCCAATCAACTGATGAATTATTTGTCATCAGAAGAGATAGACAAATAGTTAACAAAAATGCTTATTTTGTAATTTGAACAACAGTGATTTTAATTCTTTTCGTTTCTGTTTTTGCACTATATAGAAAGAAAGACTATAAATAA
- a CDS encoding ABC transporter ATP-binding protein: MKKILQIINLKKMFDKTERGIKGISFNVNEGDFHAFIGENGAGKTTTIKTIIGAYANYEGNILINDINIKKAESRSIIGYVPEAAIFPKELTTFDYLYNLSFLSSIPKKEAKNRIEKYLKLFNIENLIKDKPYNFSSGQKKKILLIQALLHGPKLLILDEPAANLDPSSRYELFTLLQKVNKEEKITILISSHVLAEIDKYVNSVTLIHDGNILYSGVKNKPLEDLFYDKVISR, encoded by the coding sequence ATGAAAAAAATATTACAAATAATTAACCTTAAAAAAATGTTTGATAAAACAGAACGCGGGATAAAAGGAATTAGTTTTAATGTTAATGAAGGTGATTTTCATGCTTTTATAGGTGAAAATGGAGCTGGTAAGACCACTACTATTAAAACTATCATTGGTGCATATGCAAACTATGAAGGCAATATATTAATAAATGATATAAATATTAAAAAAGCTGAATCTAGATCAATTATAGGATATGTACCAGAAGCTGCCATATTTCCAAAAGAACTGACAACTTTTGATTATTTATACAACTTATCTTTTTTATCGTCTATTCCAAAAAAAGAAGCAAAAAATAGAATAGAAAAATATTTAAAATTGTTCAACATTGAAAATTTAATCAAAGACAAGCCATATAATTTTTCATCAGGGCAAAAGAAAAAGATTTTACTTATTCAAGCTCTTTTACATGGACCAAAATTGTTAATTTTAGATGAACCTGCAGCCAATCTTGATCCATCGTCAAGGTATGAATTATTTACTTTATTACAAAAAGTTAATAAGGAAGAAAAAATTACTATATTAATTTCTTCACATGTTTTAGCAGAAATCGACAAATATGTTAATTCAGTGACACTAATTCATGATGGAAATATTCTTTACTCTGGAGTAAAAAACAAACCTTTGGAGGATTTATTCTATGATAAAGTGATTTCTAGGTAG
- a CDS encoding aromatic motif membrane protein, protein MSKRNKIIISSSLIIPILPLTFSMASCIRTEKNLIKAPMPKGFEFVPYSVNKKQVITDKLINNILEKQFKLDEASKVNFLNSQKNEEALFNEFYQLTEMYISSGGKSENLENLNIFYSKNWLFVLKNITQFEWRHIDYWSFEPKEKTKHSDEFIEKIKWMEHPRKQIFLDNYFDELYEGEESRESNQDVFYLKKGKMVIRILISRNNGVSQLTFDKIIHFTKARSNKISIRLISSAVHNGIIHEQQAGYDVFEKDIITNFGYPSLGVLLVKEKNETN, encoded by the coding sequence ATGAGTAAAAGAAATAAAATCATTATTAGTTCTTCTCTTATTATCCCTATTCTTCCATTGACTTTTTCAATGGCCTCATGCATTAGAACTGAAAAAAATCTTATTAAAGCGCCTATGCCCAAAGGATTTGAATTTGTACCTTATTCGGTCAACAAAAAACAAGTTATAACTGACAAACTTATAAACAATATATTGGAAAAGCAATTCAAATTAGATGAAGCTTCTAAAGTTAACTTCTTAAATTCACAAAAAAATGAAGAAGCTTTATTCAATGAATTTTATCAATTAACTGAAATGTATATTAGCTCTGGTGGAAAAAGCGAAAACTTAGAGAATTTAAATATTTTTTACTCAAAAAATTGATTGTTTGTTTTAAAAAACATTACTCAATTTGAATGAAGACATATTGACTATTGATCTTTTGAACCAAAAGAAAAAACCAAACATAGTGATGAATTTATTGAAAAAATAAAGTGAATGGAACATCCAAGAAAACAAATATTTTTAGATAATTATTTTGATGAACTATATGAAGGCGAAGAATCTCGTGAGTCAAACCAAGACGTCTTTTATCTTAAAAAAGGCAAAATGGTTATAAGAATTCTAATTAGCCGAAATAATGGAGTAAGTCAACTTACATTTGATAAAATAATTCACTTTACAAAAGCTAGAAGCAACAAAATTTCAATAAGGTTAATTTCTAGTGCAGTGCATAATGGAATAATTCATGAACAACAAGCTGGTTATGATGTTTTTGAAAAAGACATTATAACGAATTTTGGCTACCCTTCATTAGGTGTACTTTTAGTAAAGGAAAAAAATGAAACCAATTAG
- a CDS encoding aromatic motif membrane protein — protein sequence MIKWFLGSLATILLPLSIFSSLHISNKKNNNVIVENTKKSGEKLYKNQYINNMLDIFTENENNKKNIYVSIQENISHAKIEELKFAFVYDPIFIQKSVHDKGETSELAKTSKNVIRETLSNDWYWTLNNITKLIYNFNPYGDRYTTFDNEKKWFDTARENFGSLLMQIKNPLPTKLIKIPFNEIEQLKKYNSYTEKENWYLFFDNNKAIKIWKYKKNNEVKFQILPDLLIFSNLDNIENKLIEFENSIHSKRKKTIEREYNEAKEWAELDGEEFDEKDFFKDYVDEKYMEFQALYKYNGYFVDTLNEINKDKLKVFRFSMRFINE from the coding sequence ATGATAAAGTGATTTCTAGGTAGCTTAGCAACTATTTTATTACCATTATCTATCTTTTCAAGCTTACATATTAGTAATAAGAAAAACAATAATGTCATTGTAGAGAATACAAAAAAATCTGGAGAAAAATTATATAAAAATCAATATATTAACAACATGTTAGATATCTTTACAGAAAATGAAAATAATAAGAAAAATATTTATGTATCAATACAAGAAAATATTTCGCATGCGAAAATTGAAGAACTAAAATTTGCTTTTGTGTATGATCCTATATTCATTCAAAAAAGTGTACATGATAAAGGTGAAACTAGTGAATTAGCAAAAACATCAAAAAATGTAATTAGAGAAACATTATCTAATGATTGATATTGAACATTAAATAATATAACTAAATTGATATATAACTTCAATCCTTATGGAGACAGATATACAACATTTGACAATGAGAAAAAATGATTTGACACAGCTAGAGAAAATTTTGGCTCATTACTTATGCAAATCAAAAATCCACTTCCCACAAAACTTATTAAAATACCTTTTAATGAAATTGAACAATTAAAAAAATACAATAGTTATACAGAAAAAGAAAATTGATACTTGTTTTTTGACAATAATAAAGCAATCAAAATATGAAAATACAAAAAAAATAATGAAGTAAAGTTTCAAATTTTACCTGATTTATTAATTTTTAGTAATCTAGATAATATTGAAAATAAATTGATTGAATTTGAAAACTCAATACATTCTAAACGCAAAAAGACAATCGAAAGAGAATATAATGAAGCAAAAGAATGGGCTGAATTAGATGGAGAAGAATTTGATGAAAAAGACTTTTTTAAAGACTATGTTGACGAAAAATACATGGAATTTCAAGCTCTTTATAAATACAATGGATACTTTGTCGATACATTAAATGAAATTAATAAAGACAAGTTAAAAGTATTTAGATTTAGTATGAGATTTATAAATGAGTAA